A stretch of DNA from Bacillus alveayuensis:
TCAACCAAAAGGGTCTAACCCTTATGAGACAGCCTCTTGCTATGATTGATCGTTGAAATTTTGCCGTTTCGTTGATGAATAGCTTGCTCTAGCTCTTCTTTTGGTTGATCGGCATTTACTTTTCCTTTCTGATGTTGATATTGGAGCAAGATTTACACAAAAAGCTTAGGCATCACGGTGGTTTGTATAAACATTCGCTTTCGTGATGGTTTTCAGTTTGTGAATCTCATCATGAGTAAATGCTTTCGCTTGGGCTGCTTGGACATTTTCACGTAACTGGTCAATATTGCTTGCTCCAGGAATGGCAGCACCGACGATAGATTGAGAAAGAACGTACTTCAAAGCGATCTCCGTTTTCGTAAAGTTTGGAAAAGCCTTTTCTAATTGTTGTCTAACATTTTTAAGTTCAGCATAGGTGTAGGACAAATACCCGTCATTTTTTATTTGGTCATTGGCAAGCTCGAGCGGTCTTTCTGTTAAAAGACCTTTTGCTAAAGGACCACGTGCAATTACGCTAACGTTATGCTGTTCAATTAAGTCAAACCATTCCTCAGGTCGGCGATCAAGAAGGCTGTACTGCATCATAATTGAAACGATGTTCGATTTGTTTAAATATTCTTTGATTACATTTGGACGAATCGAGGAAATTCCGTAATAGCGAATAACGCCTTCCTTCTTTAATTCTTCAAACGCTTCAATAGTTTCTTCAATAGGATCATCAATTGTCCCGCCATGCAATTGATATAAATCAATATAATCGGTTTGAAGCCGCTTGAGGCTATTCTTAACCGCTTCTTTTATATATTTTTTGGAAGGATCCCAATACCAACCCTCTTTTCCTTTTTCCCAGCGGTTGCCGACTTTTGTTGCTAAAATAATATTTTGGCGCCGATGCTTAATAGCTTTACCAACGAATTCTTCATTCAGACCGTAATCGTATAAATCGGCTGTATCGAGAAAGTTAATTCCTAAATCAATCGCTTCATCGAGGATTGACCGTGCTTTTGGTTCCTCCTTTCCGAGTGACATACACCCTAATCCAATTTCACTAACATATAAATCAGATGTTCCTAAACAGCGTTTTTTCAATCTCTCACACTCCCTTTTAAAATCCATCATTCATTTTTGAAGGTAGTATATTCTTTGAATAAATGCAAATAGGAACATCATTCGAATCTTTCGCTAACAAGTCATAGACTGTTAAGTGAACATGGCTCATCCTTTTTAATAATGTAACAATGTCTTGTGGTTTTCCAATGAATAAGAGACCTCGTTCATGTCGATAGATCTTCAAAATTCTATCACTCCTATTAATTGATTGTGATAGAATGTATGAAGAAAAACTATAGAATAGAACGAGGGGTTGACGAAATTGGATCATTTGCAAGAAAAAACATTATCCCGCAAACATATTTATTCTGGAAAAATTATTGATTTATATGTGGAGGATGTTGAACTCCCAAATGGGAAAACGTCAAAGCGAGAAATTATTAAGCATCCCGGTGCTGTTGCTGTCATTGCTGTTAACGATGAAGGAAAAATCATTATGGTTCGTCAATATCGAAAAGCGCTTGAACGAGCGTTAGTCGAAATCCCGGCTGGAAAGCTGGAAAAAGGAGAAAAACCGCTCAATACCGCAAAGCGTGAATTAGAAGAGGAAACAGGTTATACGTGCCAAAACTTAACACATATTATTTCTTTTTATACATCGCCAGGATTTGCTGACGAATTAGTTCATTTATATATGGCAGAAGGATTAGAAAAAATGAATGAAGAGTCTTGTTTGGATGAGGACGAGTTTGTGGAAGTTTTAGAAGTGACCTTAGAGCAAGCAAATAAGATGATTGAGCAGAAGGAAATATTTGATGCCAAAACAGCTTATGCTGTCCAATATTTAACATTAAAGATGGCAGAGTGAATGAAATGAAATCATATTTTGCTGATTTACATATTCATATCGGTCGTACCAATTCGGGAAAACCAGTCAAAATAACAGGGGCGAAAAACTTAACAATTGAAAACATTTTTCATGAAGCATCAACAAATAAAGGAATGGATATCATCGGTGTCATTGATTGTCATGTACCTGAAGTTCACCACAAACTTGAAAAAGATCTTTTAACCGGAAAGTATCGAGAGCATCCTGACGGAGGAATACGATACAAAAAAACAACTTTATTTTTAGGAAGTGAATTAGAAATATTTGATGAAGATTGTCAAGGTCCCATCCATGTTCTCGCTTTTATGTCTCATTTGGAAAAGATGAGGAAATTTTCTGAGTGGCTTCGTCCATTTGTAAAGAATATTCACTTAAGCTCACAGCGCATTTACGTTCGCGCTAGAGCATTACAAGAAAAAATAAAGGAATTGAATGGGCTTTTTATACCTGCCCATATTTTTACTCCACATAAAAGCTTGTACGGAAAAGGAGTTAATAAAAGCTTAACGGAAGTGTTTAACCCTAAGCTTATTGATGCACTTGAGCTCGGGTTAAGTTCAGATACCGAAATGGCCTCACAGCTAAAAGAGTTAGAGAACTATCCATTTTTAACGAACTCAGATGCACATTCTTTATCCAAAATTGGACGAGAGTATCAACGGCTTTATTTAAAAGAGCCGACATTTAATGAATTTCAGCTTGCTTTAATGAAAAAAAATGGACGTCACATTATAGCCAATTTTGGATTAAATCCGAAGCTTGGCAAGTATTATGAAACGTATTGTGAAAGTTGCGGGAAGCAGGTAGGTTTCACCACAAAAGATGGATGCTGTCCTATATGTGGAACGAAAAAGGTCATAAAAGGAGTAAAAGACCGATTGCTTGAACTAGCTGACAGGAATCATCCGATTCAAAACAGGCCCCCGTATGTTCATCAAATACCGTTAGAAATGATTCCAGGAATCGGAAAGCAAACGCTAGCGAAATTGAAGAAACATTTCGGAACGGAAATGAATATTTTACATAACGTACCTTTTGAAACGTTATGCAAAGTGGTACCTGAAAAAATCGCTTATTTTATCATGGCTTCACGAGAAGGAAAATTACAAGTAAAAGCAGGGGGTGGCGGGGTTTATGGTAGAGTTACGGACAACTAACAGCAAAAGCTTATAAAAGATTTACAAAACGATTGGCATACAATCTTTTTCCTTTCCATACAATCTATTAAGAGTAAAATGGGAGGAAAAAGAATGCGAAAACAAGGGTATAAAATATGGATCATCCAGCATATAAAAGATCATTCTTCGACCTATTTGTTCGTCATGGTGTTATTTATTATGGGTGTTATTTTTGGCGCCATTATTGTCAATAGTATGAATATTACGCAAAAAGAAAATTTATATGATTATTTGAGCTTATTTTTTGGACAAGTGTCGGAAGGCAATATCGCTCGTTCTGCAGATATGTTTCAACAAAGCTTTTTGGACAATATGAAATATTTAGGGCTCATGTGGGTGTTAGGGATTTCAATTATCGGACTGCCCATTATATTCATTATGCTTTTTTTAAAAGGGATGGTCGTCGGCTTTACCGTTGGCTTTTTAGTGAATCAAATGGGATGGAGCGGATTTTTATTATCTTTTACCTCAGTGCTTCCACAAAATTTATTGCTGATCCCTGCTTTTATTCTTACAAGTGCAACCGCCACCCTATTTTCATTAAAGCTAAGCCGGAATTTGTTTATGAAAAGTATGCAGTACTCACCAATGATATTATTTTCTAGGTATATACTAGTTTTCGTTTGTATCGTATGTATAACAGGGATTGCAGCTGTTTTGGAAGGATATGCATCACCTATATTCATAAAAAATGTAATTAAAATAATTTCTTTATAATAATAAATATTAAATAAAAATATTTGTTCTTTTTATGTTGTAATAATTTTAGTTGGACACTTTCTTTAATTTTGTTATAATAGTTGGGGAATGAGCGAGGGAGGGAAAGTGTCATGGAAAGTCGCGTTGAGCGAATCAAGAAACAGTTGCATTCTGCAAGCTATAAGTTAACACCGCAGCGCGAAGCGACTGTTCGCGTGTTGCTCGAACATGAAGAGGATCATTTAAGTGCAGAAGATGTTTACCTCCTCGTGAAGGAAAAGTCACCTGAAATCGGGTTAGCAACTGTTTATCGGACGTTAGAATTACTAACGGAATTAAAAATTGTTGATAAAATAAATTTTGGTGATGGTGTTTCCCGTTATGATTTAAGAAAAGAAGGTGCAGCACACTTTCATCACCATCTAGTATGTATTGAATGCGGATCTGTTGATGAAATTCAAGAAGATTTACTAGAAGATGTTGAAAAAATGGTAGAGAGAGATTGGAACTTTAAAATTAAAGATCATCGTCTAACATTTCACGGAATTTGCCACCGTTGTCAACAAAAAGAGCAAACGAAAGAAAATTAATTTCCAAAACCTTTTCCACAAGGAAGGAGAAGGTTTTTTCTATTATCCAATAATGCGAATAAATCGTTGTACATTCACTCGATTTTTTTTGGAATGAACAAAAGCACGTATAAAGATTGTTGAACCTGGCATATCTTCTAATAGAACGAAAAGGCTGTTTTCGTAAACTTTGTTGTTTTAAGACTTACCCTAAAGTGTGACATAGCAAGCGTGTCGCTTGCCTGGACAGTCGAAAAGCTACAGTTGTAAAGCAACAATCTTTTAGAAAAGAGCCAACGAAAAAGAGGATATGGAGGTTTATCATGAAAAAGCGAATGAACATCCTGTTGGATATGTTGAAGGTATTTGTATTATTCACAGGATTTACGATTTTATTCTACTATGCTATTATATGGATTAACCTAGAGTACGAAGAATATCATCGTTACGATGAGCCGCAAGGGGCGGCCTTAAAAGTAACAAAAATGGTAGAAGAGAACAATCAAAGCTTGTTTCAACGGCTTATTTTCTTCTATTTACATGGGGAGTAGAGGAGATGGAAGATCAAATTCAAGATTTTATCCATTATTTAATGGTTGAACGAGGACTTTCCAACAATACGATTGTTTCGTATCAACGAGATTTAAAAAGTTATGCTGCTTATTTAAAAGAGAAAGCAAATATTGTTCAAGTGAATGATATTGGAAGGGTCCATATTTTGCAGTTTTTAAAGCATTTAAAGGACGGTGGAAAGTCTAGTAAGACAATTGCTAGACATATTGCTTCCATTCGTTCGTTTCACCAGTTTTTGCTGCGAGAAAAAGTAGCAAACGAAGACCCATCTGTACATATTGAAACACCTCAAGTGGAACGCAAATTGCCAAACGTCTTGTCTTTATCAGAAGTGGAAAAGCTTCTTGAAACACCGAAGCGAACATCTCCAATTGGTTTCCGAGACAAGGCGATGCTCGAAGTGTTATATGCTACTGGCATCCGTGTCAGCGAGCTCATTCAATTAAATGTATCTGATGTACACCTTCTCATGGGGTTTATTCGTTGCTATGGGAAAGGAAAAAAAGAGAGGATTGTCCCGATCGGAGATAAAGCTGCAATGGCTCTTCAAGAATATATAGATAAAGGAAGAAGCAAACTCATAAAAGAAAAACATCGTACGGAAGCCTTGTTTTTAAATCACCATGGAAAGAGAATGACTAGACAAGGATTTTGGAAAAATTTAAAAAAAATTGCAAGAGAAGCTGGGATTCAAAAAGAATTGACCCCTCACACGTTGCGTCATTCTTTTGCGACTCATTTGCTTGAGAATGGTGCAGATTTACGTGCTGTACAAGAAATGCTCGGTCATGCTGATATATCAACAACTCAAATTTATACACATGTGACAAAAACGAGATTAAAGGACGTCTACAAACAATTTCATCCACGTGCATAATTGTCGACAACGGATCAAAACCGCTTTCCGATCTTGCATTCAAAAACCTACCGTTTGAACGGTAGGTTTTTGGCATTTCTTTTGATCCCAAAGTTTAAATTTTGGGTAAGCCGATCTAAAATGATCGCTAAAATGACAATGGATAAACCAGCTTCAAAGCCTTTTCCAACCTCGATGCGAGTAACGGCTCGATAAACATCCACACCAAGACCTGGTGCTCCGACTAGTGATGCAATGACAACCATCGATAAAGCAAGCATAATGCATTGGTTAATACCTGCCATGATCGTGCTAGCTGCTAAAGGAAGTTGTACTTTTAATAATTTTTGCTTTGTTGTGGAGCCAAATGCATCAGCTGCTTCGATTAAATATTCAGGTACTTGTCTAATTCCAAGGTTTGTTAATCGTATCGTTGGCGGCATTGCAAAGATTACAGAAGCGATGATGCCTGGTACAACACCGATGCCAAAAAAGATAATAGATGGAATTAAATACACGAATGCGGGCATCGTCTGCATGAAATCTAAAATAGGTGTAATAAATTTTGAAAATCCATCACTTTGTGAAGCGACAATGCCAAGCGGAATTCCAACGATGATCGAAATGATAACAGAAGTTAATACTAATGCTAATGTATTCAGCGTTTGCTCCCAATAGCCGATGTTCCAAATCAATAAGAGACCAAATAAGGTTAGAAAGGTTAATCCAGCCTTTTGACTCAAAACATAAGTAAGGGCTGCTAATAATAAAATGAATATCAAGGCAGGAACACTTGAAGTAACGAAAACGAAAAAGTCAACAAACGTACTAATCATGAAAGCAATCCATTCAAAAATATAGCCAAAGGAAGAATTTAAATACGAAACAGTCTGATCAACCCACTGTCCGATCGGAATTTTTGGTAAATTACTCATTTTCTTTCACCTCTTCCTGATCTATACCAGCTAAAACTTCAATCACATTTTCTCTTTTAATAATGCCTTTAAGTCGGTTCTTTTCATCGACAACTGGTAAAGGAAAGCGTGTTTGCATCAACTTATTAAATGTTTCCTCTAAAACGGTATCCGTTTGTACAGCAGGGAGGTTTGTTTGAATAAATTCAGCAATTGGTTTTTCAGCTTTAATCGCTTTTGTTACATCATCAGCTGTTAAAATACCGATAAATGTTTTTTTCTTATCCATCACATAGACGCTTGAAATGCTTTCATCTTTCATGAGCTGGAGGGCAACACGCGGACCGCGATCGATTGTAATCGTTTTTGCTCTTGTCATGATCGATTCAGCAGTTAGCACTTTAGATAAATTGACATCCTCTACAAACCGCTTGACATAATCATTTGACGGATTTGTCATAATTTCTTCAGGTGTTCCAATTTGCACAATGGAACCGTCTTTCATTAAGGCAATCCGATCGCCAATTCTTAAGGCTTCATCAAGATCGTGTGTGATAAAAACGATTGTTTTATGCATACTTTCTTGTAATTCTAGCAATTCATCCTGCATATCTTTTCGAATCAATGGATCGAGTGCGCTAAATGCTTCATCCATCAATAATAGATCGGGGTCATTGGAAAGAGCACGCGCTAAGCCAACTCGCTGTTGCATACCTCCGCTAAGTTCGCTTGGAAAGCTGTTTTCATATCCTTGTAAACCAACTAATTGTAAAGCCTCTTTAGCTTTTTTTTCTCTTTCTTTTTTTTCGATTCCTTGAACTTCAAGTCCATAAGCAGTATTTTCTAGTACTGTTTTGTGTGGGAATAAGGCGAAGCGTTGAAAAACCATACTAACCTTTTTGCGACGAATGTCACGAAGCTTTTCGTCCTTCATCGTAACAATATCTTCACCATCAATGTATACATGTCCAAATGTAGGCTCAATTAATCGGTTTAACATACGGACTAAGGTCGATTTACCGCTTCCAGATAGCCCCATAATGACAAAAATTTCTCCTTTATAGACAGTGAAATTGGCTTGATTAACCCCGACCGTCATTCCTGTTTTTTGTAAAATTTCTTCTTTTGTTTTTCCTTGTTTTAATAATTCCATTGCTTTTTTCGGATGTTTTCCAAAAATTTTGCTTACATTTTCTACTTGAATTTGAATGTCCATTGATGCACTCCTTCCTTACGATGAAGTATATAAGAACAAAATATAACTACCCAAATTTAGGGGGATTTAAACATGTTAGAGGAAAAAAGATCAAAGAATGTTATTTTGATAGATTTTAAGTTTTAAACAGTCTTTTTATGGGTATATAACATTTTAGTGAAAATAGAGAAGGGGGAAAAAGTATGAAAAAGAAATGGATGTTTGCACTACTCACAATTGTTTTAGGCCTTATTTTAGGAGCTTGTCAAGGTGCCAAAGAAGATGAAAATAAAGGGGGAGACGAGAAAAAAGAACTGAAATTTGGAATTAATGCTTGGGCAGAAAATATTGCGGTTTCAAACATGTGGAAAATTTTATTAGAGGAGAAAGGATATGAAGTGGAGTTAAAAGAACTTGAAAAAGCGGCTGTGTGGACTGGAGTTGCGCAGAAAGATATTGATATAGCCCCAGAAGCCTGGCTTCCATTTACAGATGCTCCATTTTGGGATCAGTATAAGGATAACGTTGTCAAAGGAGATGCATGGTACAAAGGTACTGGTTTAGGTATAGCTGTGCCAAAATATATGGAAAACGTGAATTCATTAGAAGATTTAAATAAATGGAAAGAGGAATTGAATGGAAAAATCTATGGTATAGAACCAGGAACTAGCTTAATGAATTTATCGGAAAAAATGTTAGAAGAATATCAACTAGAATATGAGCTTGTTCCATCATCGGAAGCAGCTATGCTTAGCCAATTAAAGGAATCAATGAACAATGAAAAACCTATTGCTATCACAATGTGGAATCCACATTGGGCTTTTTCAGCCTTTGATATAAAATATTTAGAGGATCCGAAAGAAGTTTATGGAAAACCAGATGATATTTTTTATTTGACAAGAAAAGGATTTGAAGAAGACTTTCCGAAAGTAAAAGAATGGTTTGACAATTGGGATATGAATGATGACCAGCTTGGGTCGCTGATGAAATTGATTGAGGATGCAGGAGATCCAGTGGGAGGTGCAAAACAATGGATTGAGGAAAATCGCGATCTTGTCGATAGCTGGATGACTGAATAACGAAAAGCCGCTGCGCATAATCAATGTGCAGTGGTTTTTTAAGTTTTATCAACGAAGGGTCGTTTAGAGCGAAGTTGACAGGTAAGATCAGGGGGGGGGATATATCTGAATATCAATGGATTTTTTCGACTTTTAGTTGCGAAGTTCAATGAAAACGGTTTATAATTTAGTTGTCAGACTTCTGACAATTCAGTTTTTTTAACATTATTTTCTAATCAATATGGTATATATTACAAGTGTTGATTATCCATTATTTTACTTAAACATATGGCAGAAAAGCTAGAAATAGAGCCATCTTAACTGGTTTATATTGGTTAATCAACACGCCTGATATATTAATAATGAAGCTGACATAAGGAGGATATTGATTATGAAAAATTATACATACGATCGCATCTTTTTAATTGTGATGGATTCAGTCGGGATCGGGGAAGCACCTGATGCAGAAAAATTTCATGATAAAGGTGCTGACACGTTAGGACATATAGCAGAAAAAATGAACGGCTTAAACATGCCGAATATGAGCAAGCTAGGATTAAGTAACATCCGAGAAATTAAAGGAATTCCAGTTCAAGAAAAACCGCTTGCGTACTATACGAAAATGCAAGAGGCTTCTAATGGTAAAGATACGATGACTGGCCATTGGGAAATCATGGGTCTTCATATCGAAAAGCCATTTAAAGTGTTCCCTGAAGGATTTCCAAAAGAACTGATTGATCAACTAGAGGAAAAAACAGGTCGTAAAATTATTGGAAACAAGCCTGCATCTGGAACAGCTATTATTGAAGAATTAGGAAAAGAGCATATGGAAACAGGGGCGCTTATTGTTTATACATCGGCAGACTCTGTTTTACAAATTGCCGCACATGAAGAAGTCGTTCCGCTCGAAGAATTATACAACATTTGTAAAATCGCACGGGAGTTAACGCTTGATGAGAAATATATGGTTGGCCGTGTCATTGCCCGCCCATTCATAGGTGAACCAGGAAACTTTACGAGAACACCTAATCGTCATGATTATGCGTTAAAGCCATTTGAAAGAACGGTCATGAATGAACTGAAAGATGCTGGCTTCGATGTGATTGCACTAGGTAAAATTTCTGACATTTATGACGGAGAAGGCATTACCGAATCGATTCGAACAACATCAAACATGGACGGAATGGATAAGTTTATCAAAACCTTAGATCAACCATTTACAGGTCTTTCCTTCATCAACTTAGTCGATTTCGATGCGAAATATGGTCATCGCCGTGATCCGATTGGCTACGGAAAAGCGCTAGAAGAGTTTGATGCACGTCTGCCAGAAGTATTGGAAAAGCTTCGCGACAATGATTTACTTATTATTACAGCAGATCACGGAAACGATCCAGTTCATCACGGAACCGATCATACGAGAGAATATGTCCCATTACTTGTTTACAACAAGAAAATGGAAGAAGGAAGAGAGCTTCCGCTGCGCAAAACTTTTGCAGATATAGGAGCAACCATTGCTGAAAACTTTAACGTCCCAATGCCAAAACACGGAACGAGCTTTTTAAGTTATTTGAAATAAGGAGGACTTCATCATGTCACGAAAAGAGAAAATAATTGCAGCAGCGACGTTTTTGAAGGAAAGATTCGAACATCATCCAGAAATTGGGCTTATTTTAGGGTCTGGTTTAGGCATTTTAGCAGATGAAATTGAAAAGCCAGTGAAAATTCCGTATCAAGACATTCCTGGCTTCCCGGTATCAACAGTAGAAGGTCATGCTGGACAGCTCGTTTTCGGTACATTAAAAGGAAAAACGGTTGTGGCCATGCAAGGGCGCTTCCATTATTATGAAGGCTATAGTTTAGATCAAGTAACCTTTCCTGTACGTGTTATGAAAGAACTTGGGGTCGAAAAGCTCATTGTAACGAATGCGGCAGGGGGGATAAATGAATCTTTTCAACCAGGCGATTTAATGATTATTACCGATCACATTAATAACCTTGGTCATAACCCACTAATCGGACCGAATGATCCTGAACTCGGTGTGCGTTTTCCCGATATGTCTGAAGCGTATGACAAAGAACTTCGACAGCTTGCCAAAAACGTTGCACGAGAACTAAACATCGCCGTTCAAGAAGGTGTTTATGTAGCCAATACAGGCCCATGTTATGAAACCCCAGCAGAAGTTCGCATGCTACGT
This window harbors:
- a CDS encoding glycine betaine/proline transport system substrate-binding protein (product_source=KO:K02002; cleavage_site_network=SignalP-noTM; cog=COG2113; ko=KO:K02002; pfam=PF04069; superfamily=53850), yielding MKKKWMFALLTIVLGLILGACQGAKEDENKGGDEKKELKFGINAWAENIAVSNMWKILLEEKGYEVELKELEKAAVWTGVAQKDIDIAPEAWLPFTDAPFWDQYKDNVVKGDAWYKGTGLGIAVPKYMENVNSLEDLNKWKEELNGKIYGIEPGTSLMNLSEKMLEEYQLEYELVPSSEAAMLSQLKESMNNEKPIAITMWNPHWAFSAFDIKYLEDPKEVYGKPDDIFYLTRKGFEEDFPKVKEWFDNWDMNDDQLGSLMKLIEDAGDPVGGAKQWIEENRDLVDSWMTE
- a CDS encoding phosphopentomutase (product_source=KO:K01839; cath_funfam=3.40.720.10; cog=COG1015; ko=KO:K01839; pfam=PF01676; superfamily=53649; tigrfam=TIGR01696), which translates into the protein MKNYTYDRIFLIVMDSVGIGEAPDAEKFHDKGADTLGHIAEKMNGLNMPNMSKLGLSNIREIKGIPVQEKPLAYYTKMQEASNGKDTMTGHWEIMGLHIEKPFKVFPEGFPKELIDQLEEKTGRKIIGNKPASGTAIIEELGKEHMETGALIVYTSADSVLQIAAHEEVVPLEELYNICKIARELTLDEKYMVGRVIARPFIGEPGNFTRTPNRHDYALKPFERTVMNELKDAGFDVIALGKISDIYDGEGITESIRTTSNMDGMDKFIKTLDQPFTGLSFINLVDFDAKYGHRRDPIGYGKALEEFDARLPEVLEKLRDNDLLIITADHGNDPVHHGTDHTREYVPLLVYNKKMEEGRELPLRKTFADIGATIAENFNVPMPKHGTSFLSYLK
- a CDS encoding purine-nucleoside phosphorylase (product_source=KO:K03783; cath_funfam=3.40.50.1580; cog=COG0005; ko=KO:K03783; pfam=PF01048; superfamily=53167; tigrfam=TIGR01700) encodes the protein MSRKEKIIAAATFLKERFEHHPEIGLILGSGLGILADEIEKPVKIPYQDIPGFPVSTVEGHAGQLVFGTLKGKTVVAMQGRFHYYEGYSLDQVTFPVRVMKELGVEKLIVTNAAGGINESFQPGDLMIITDHINNLGHNPLIGPNDPELGVRFPDMSEAYDKELRQLAKNVARELNIAVQEGVYVANTGPCYETPAEVRMLRIVGGDAVGMSTVPEVIVAKHSGLKVLGISCISNMAAGILDQPLTHDEVIETTEKVKSNFLNLVKTIIEKM